The Acinonyx jubatus isolate Ajub_Pintada_27869175 chromosome D1, VMU_Ajub_asm_v1.0, whole genome shotgun sequence genome includes a window with the following:
- the IPO7 gene encoding importin-7: protein MDPNTIIEALRGTMDPALREAAERQLNEAHKSLNFVSTLLQITMSEQLDLPVRQAGVIYLKNMITQYWPDRETAPGDISPYTIPEEDRHCIRENIVEAIIHSPELIRVQLTTCIHHIIKHDYPSRWTAIVDKIGFYLQSDNSACWLGILLCLYQLVKNYEYKKPEERSPLVAAMQHFLPVLKDRFIQLLSDQSDQSVLIQKQIFKIFYALVQYTLPLELINQQNLTEWIEILKTVVNRDVPNETLQVEEDDRPELPWWKCKKWALHILARLFERYGSPGNVSKEYNEFAEVFLKAFAVGVQQVLLKVLYQYKEKQYMAPRVLQQTLNYINQGVSHALTWKNLKPHIQGIIQDVIFPLMCYTDADEELWQEDPYEYIRMKFDVFEDFISPTTAAQTLLFTACSKRKEVLQKTMGFCYQILTEPNADPRKKDGALHMIGSLAEILLKKKIYKDQMEYMLQNHVFPLFSSELGYMRARACWVLHYFCEVKFKSDQNLQTALELTRRCLIDDREMPVKVEAAIALQVLISNQEKAKEYITPFIRPVMQALLHIIRETENDDLTNVIQKMICEYSEEVTPIAVEMTQHLAMTFNQVIQTGPDEEGSDDKAVTAMGILNTIDTLLSVVEDHKEITQQLEGICLQVIGTVLQQHVLEFYEEIFSLAHSLTCQQVSPQMWQLLPLVFEVFQQDGFDYFTDMMPLLHNYVTVDTDTLLSDTKYLEMIYSMCKKVLTGVAGEDAECHAAKLLEVIILQCKGRGIDQCIPLFVEAALERLTREVKTSELRTMCLQVAIAALYYNPHLLLNTLENLRFPNNVEPVTNHFITQWLNDVDCFLGLHDRKMCVLGLCALIDMEQIPQVLNQVSGQILPAFILLFNGLKRAYACHAEHENDSDDDDEAEDDDETEELGSDEDDIDEDGQEYLEILAKQAGEDGDDEDWEEDDAEETALEGYSTIIDDEDNPVDEYQIFKAIFQTIQNRNPVWYQALTHGLNEEQRKQLQDIATLADQRRAAHESKMIEKHGGYKFSAPVVPSSFNFGGPAPGMN, encoded by the exons GTGTTatctatttgaaaaatatgataaCACAGTATTGGCCTGATCGGGAAACAGCACCAGGAGATATATCTCCTTATACTATTCCAGAAGAAGATCGACATTGTATTCGAGAAAATATTGTAGAAGCTATTATCCACTCTCCTGAGCTCATcag GGTACAGCTTACTACATGCATTCACCATATCATCAAACACGATTATCCAAGCCGCTGGACTGCCATTGTGGACAAAATTGGCTTTTATCTTCAGTCTGATAACAGTGCTTGTTGGCTAGGAATTCTTCTTTGCCTTTATCAGCTTGTGAAAAATTATGA GTACAAGAAACCAGAGGAACGGAGTCCACTGGTAGCAGCAATGCAGCATTTTCTGCCAGTTCTAAAGGACCGTTTTATCCAGCTTCTTTCTGATCAGTCTGATCAGTCTGTCCTTATCCAGAAACAAATTTTCAAGATCTTCTATGCTCTTGTTCAG TATACACTACCACTGGAACTGATAAACCAACAGAACCTGACAGAATGGATAGAAATTTTAAAGACTGTTGTGAACAGAGATGTACCTAAT GAAACACTTCAAGTTGAAGAAGATGATAGACCTGAGTTACCATGGTGGAAATGTAAGAAGTGGGCTTTACATATCTTAGCAAGGCTTTTTGAAAG aTATGGAAGCCCTGGCAATGTTTCCAAGGAGTATAATGAATTTGCTGAAGTATTTCTGAAGGCATTTGCAGTTGGTGTCCAGCAG gtttTATTAAAGGTATTATATCAGTACAAGGAGAAGCAATATATGGCTCCTCGAGTTTTACAGCagacattaaattatattaatcaaGGAGTTTCACATGCCCTCACCTGGAAGAATCTGAAGCCTCATATACAA GGCATTATCCAAGATGTTATTTTTCCCTTGATGTGCTATACAGATGCTGATGAGGAACTTTGGCAAGAAGATCCTTATGAATATATACGCATGAAGTTTG atGTGTTTGAAGACTTCATTTCTCCTACTACCGCTGCCCAAACACTTTTGTTCACAGCTTGTAGCAAGAGGAAAGAG gTACTGCAAAAGACAATGGGATTTTGCTATCAGATTCTTACAGAACCGAATGCTGATCCTCGAAAAAAAGATGGAGCCCTGCATATGATTGGATCTTTAGCTGAAATACTTCTCAAG AAAAAGATCTACAAAGATCAGATGGAATACATGTTGCAGAATCACGTATTCCCTCTCTTCAGCAGTGAACTAGGCTATATGAGAGCGAGG gcttgcTGGGTCCTTCACTACTTTTGTGAAGTGAAGTTCAAAAGTGACCAGAATCTGCAAACGGCCTTAGAGCTGACTCGAAGATGTCTGATAGATGATAGGGAAATGCCTGTGAAAGTGGAAGCTGCCATTGCACTTCAGGTGTTGATCAGCAATCAAGAAAAGG ctAAAGAATATATCACGCCATTCATCAGACCTGTAATGCAGGCTCTTCTTCATAttataagagaaacagaaaatgatgaTCTTACCAATGTAATTCAGAAAATGATCTGCGAGTATAGTGAAGAAGTTACTCCTATTGCAGTAGAAATGACACAGCATTTG GCAATGACATTTAATCAGGTAATCCAGACTGGGCCAGATGAAGAAGGAAGTGATGACAAAGCAGTTACTGCTATGGGAATCCTGAATACCATTGACACACTTCTTAGTGTAGTTGAAGATCATAAAGAG aTAACCCAGCAGCTTGAGGGCATCTGCTTACAGGTCATTGGAACTGTTTTACAACAGCATGTCTTAG AATTCTATGAGGAGATCTTCTCTTTAGCACATAGTTTGACTTGTCAACAAGTATCTCCACAAATGTGGCAGTTACTACCTTTGGTATTTGAGGTTTTTCAGCAAGATGGGTTTGATTACTTTACAG ATATGATGCCTCTGCTTCATAATTACGTAACAGTTGATACAGACACACTTCTTTCGGATACCAAGTATCTTGAAATGATATATAGTATGTGTAAAAAG GTTCTTACAGGAGTTGCAGGAGAAGATGCAGAGTGTCATGCAGCAAAATTGTTAGAGGTCATCATTCTACAGTGCAAAGGGCGTGGCATTGACCAG TGCATTCCCTTATTTGTGGAAGCAGCTTTAGAGAGACTGACAAGAGAGGTGAAGACAAGTGAACTTCGGACAATGTGCCTGCAAGTTGCCATTGCAGCTTTGTATTATAATCCACATCTCCTTCTGAACACTTTAGAAAATCTTCGTTTCCCTAATAATGTTGAACCAGTTACAAATCATTTTATTACACAGTGGCTTAATGATGTTGATTGTTTCTTGGG gctTCATGACAGAAAGATGTGTGTTCTGGGCCTGTGTGCTCTTATTGATATGGAACAAATACCACAAGTTTTAAATCAGGTTTCTGGACAGATTTTGCCAgcttttatccttttatttaatggattaaaaagaGCATATGCTTGCCATGCAGAACACGAaaatgacagtgatgatgatgatgaagctGAAGATGATGATGAAACCG AGGAACTGGGGAGTGATGAAGATGATATTGATGAAGATGGGCaagaatatttggagattttggctaagcaagcaggggaggatgGAGATGATGAAGACTGGGAAGAGGATGATGCTGAGGAGACTGCTCTGGAAGGCTATTCCACAATCATTGATGATGAAGATAACCCTGTTGATGAGTATCAGATATTTAAAGCTATATTTCAAA ctaTACAAAATCGTAATCCTGTGTGGTATCAGGCTTTGACTCATGGTCTTAatgaagagcaaagaaaacagttacagGATATAGCAACTCTGGCTGATCAAAGAAGAGCAGCCCATG AATCCAAAATGATTGAGAAGCATGGAGGATACAAATTCAGTGCTCCAGTTGTGCCAAGTTCTTTCAATTTTGGAGGCCCGGCACCAGGGATGAATTGA